A region of the Pseudomonas sp. A34-9 genome:
ATTCGCCATGACGATTGCGACGAGCTGGCGGCCCTGTGCAAGGCCGGCGGCGATCCGTTGCGGCTGAATGTCTTGCGTGCGCTGGCCAACGATTCGTTCGGTGTATTGGAGCTGGCGCAAATTTTTGGCATGGGTCAGTCCGGCATGAGTCATCACCTCAAGGTACTGGCACAAGCCGACCTGGTGGCGACACGCCGCGAAGGCAACGCGATTTTCTATCGCCGCGCCCTGCCTCACACCGAATTGCTCGGCGGCAAGCTGCACGCGGCATTGTTAGAAGAAGTCGACAACCTGGCACTGCCTGACGAGGTGCAAGCGCGCATCGAGCAGGTTCACGGCCAACGCGCCGCGGCCAGTCAGGACTTTTTCGCCCGGGTAGCAGAGAAATTCCGTGCCCAGCAAGACTTGATTGCAGGCCTGCCGCAGTACCGTGACAGCGTGCTGGCCCTGCTCGACAAACTGAACTTCAATGGTGCAGCCACGGCCATTGAAGTCGGCCCCGGCGATGGTGCTTTTTTGCCGGAACTGGCGCGGCGCTTCGACACCGTAACCGCGCTGGACAACAGCCCGGCGATGCTCGAACTGGCACGTCAGGTATGTGAACGTGAAAAGCTGGCTAACGTCAGCCTGCAATTGGCCGATGCATTGAACGGCACAAGCCTTCAGGCCGATTGCGTGGTGTTGAACATGGTGTTGCACCATTTCGCCGCGCCGGCCGATGCGCTCAAGCACATGGCCGACCTGCTGCAACCGGGCGGTAGTCTGCTCGTGACAGAGTTATGTAGCCACAACCAGAGTTGGGCCAGGGAGGCCTGCGGTGATCTGTGGTTGGGGTTTGAACAGGACGATTTGGCCCGTTGGGCCACCGCTGCGGGACTCGTTCCCGGGGAAAGCCTCTATGTAGGCTTACGTAATGGTTTCCAGATCCAGGTCCGCCATTTTCAGCGACCGGCTGGCGACACTCACCATCGGTAAATTCAGGAAAACATCGAGATGAGCGAATACTCCCTCTTCACCTCCGAGTCCGTGTCCGAAGGGCATCCGGACAAAATCGCCGACCAGATTTCCGATGCGGTGCTGGACGCCATCATTACCCAGGACAAACACGCACGCGTTGCCGTGGAAACTCTGGTCAAGACTGGCGTGGCCATCGTTGCCGGTGAAGTCACCACCAGCGCCTGGGTCGATCTGGAAGAGATCGTGCGTAACGTGATTCTCGACATCGGCTACAACAGCTCCGACGTCGGCTTCGACGGCGCGACCTGCGGCGTGATGAACATCATCGGCAAGCAATCCCCGGACATCAACCAGGGTGTTGACCGTGCCAAACCTGAAGATCAGGGCGCCGGCGACCAGGGCCTGATGTTCGGCTACGCCAGCAACGAAACCGACGTTTTGATGCCAGCACCGATCACCTTCTCGCACCAACTGGTACAGCGCCAGGCCGAAGCCCGCAAATCGGGTCTGCTGCCTTGGCTGCGTCCAGACGCCAAGTCGCAAGTGACTTGCCGTTACGAAGGCGGCAAGGTTGTCGGTATCGACGCGGTTGTCCTGTCGACCCAGCACAACCCTGAAGTGTCGTACAAAGACCTGCGCGAAGGCGTGATGGAGCTGATCGTCAAGCACGTGCTGCCTGCCGAACTGCTGAGCAAAGACACCCAGTTCCACATCAACCCGACCGGCCAGTTCATCATTGGCGGCCCGGTAGGTGACTGCGGCCTGACCGGTCGCAAGATCATCGTCGACAGCTACGGCGGCATGGCCCGTCACGGCGGCGGCGCGTTCTCCGGTAAAGATCCATCGAAGGTTGACCGTTCGGCTGCCTACGCTGGCCGTTACGTTGCCAAGAACATCGTCGCTGCCGGCCTGGCCGAGCGTTGCGAGATTCAGGTGTCCTACGCGATCGGTGTGGCTCAGCCTACTTCGATCTCGCTGAACACCTTCGGCACCGGCAAGATCAGCGATGACAAGATCGTCAAACTGGTACGTGAAGTGTTCGACCTGCGTCCATACGCAATCACCACCATGCTCGATCTGCTGCATCCGATGTATCAGGAAACTGCAGCGTACGGCCACTTCGGTCGCACGCCAGAGACCAAGACCGTTGGCGAAGACACCTTCACCACGTTCACCTGGG
Encoded here:
- a CDS encoding metalloregulator ArsR/SmtB family transcription factor encodes the protein MNLRVPSIRHDDCDELAALCKAGGDPLRLNVLRALANDSFGVLELAQIFGMGQSGMSHHLKVLAQADLVATRREGNAIFYRRALPHTELLGGKLHAALLEEVDNLALPDEVQARIEQVHGQRAAASQDFFARVAEKFRAQQDLIAGLPQYRDSVLALLDKLNFNGAATAIEVGPGDGAFLPELARRFDTVTALDNSPAMLELARQVCEREKLANVSLQLADALNGTSLQADCVVLNMVLHHFAAPADALKHMADLLQPGGSLLVTELCSHNQSWAREACGDLWLGFEQDDLARWATAAGLVPGESLYVGLRNGFQIQVRHFQRPAGDTHHR
- the metK gene encoding methionine adenosyltransferase; protein product: MSEYSLFTSESVSEGHPDKIADQISDAVLDAIITQDKHARVAVETLVKTGVAIVAGEVTTSAWVDLEEIVRNVILDIGYNSSDVGFDGATCGVMNIIGKQSPDINQGVDRAKPEDQGAGDQGLMFGYASNETDVLMPAPITFSHQLVQRQAEARKSGLLPWLRPDAKSQVTCRYEGGKVVGIDAVVLSTQHNPEVSYKDLREGVMELIVKHVLPAELLSKDTQFHINPTGQFIIGGPVGDCGLTGRKIIVDSYGGMARHGGGAFSGKDPSKVDRSAAYAGRYVAKNIVAAGLAERCEIQVSYAIGVAQPTSISLNTFGTGKISDDKIVKLVREVFDLRPYAITTMLDLLHPMYQETAAYGHFGRTPETKTVGEDTFTTFTWEKTDRADALRSAAGL